The Zea mays cultivar B73 chromosome 7, Zm-B73-REFERENCE-NAM-5.0, whole genome shotgun sequence DNA segment TGCTTCGCCCGGGGAGGATGGACGTCCACGTGCGCCTCGACGCGTGCGGCACGCACGCCATGCGCGAGCTGGTGCAGCGCTACGTCGGCGTTGGCGACCATGAGATGGTCGACGCCGCTGAGGACTCCATCAGGGGCGGCGCCGAGATGACGCCGGCCGAGGTCGGAGAGGTGCTTCTTAGGAACAGAGACGAACCGGAGGCGGCGGTGACAGAGCTCGCCGCCGAGCTGAAAGCGAGGAGAAGCGCGGCTGACAATATCCATGAGTGGGACGACTCCGCGGCGGAGCTCTCCGACGGGTCGCCGACCAAGAAGGGGAGGAAGGGGTTGGGATGGGAGGGCAAGATCAGGATCCTGGGAAGGCTGAGAAGCCTCACCAAGTCGGAGTCGGGCCGCCGATGAGTTAGTTTGACTTTGTTTTAGGTCAGGTCTTCGTCCGATCCGCATTTCTGTTTACATCGGAGGGTTATCAGCAAATTAATCAGACGGTCGAGCAGTCGTTGGACGCCCCCCGCGGATCTATTTAAGTCACGTGAACGGTGCCTCGGTCTCCGTTGTCGCCGACGACGCCAAGCGATCAGTTCCTTCCTTCCACCCGCCGGGGCACGGTGCATGACGGGTGACGAGCTCATCGCGTCGGAAACGACCATGGACGCTACACGGCTCGCCGCAGCCTGCGCCAAGATTGACGAGTACGCTGCCGTGGGAGCACCCATGAGCGGCGCCAAAATCGCGGCCATCTGCGCTATAATCGAAGACGGCGCCACCGCTCGCAAGCACCGCAGGAAAAAGAGGAGGAGGAGGCTGTGCGTGGACAGCACCCGCAGCTACAAGCAGATAGGCGAGGTCGGCATTGGTAATTTCGGCGCCGTCATCCTGGCACGCCACCGCAAGACCGGTCAGGCCGTAGCCATAAAGACATTCCGAGGGCGAGACGGCAAGAAATCCCCCGACGTCGGCGAGGTGCTGCGGGAGGCCTGCTTCCTGGCGGCCTCCGCCGGCCACCCCAACCTCGTCGGACTCCACACCGTGGCACGCAGGCCGGGCACCAAGGAGTACTTCGTCGTTATGGAATTCGTCGGGCCGAGCCTGCGCCACGCCCTGAATAAGCACCTGCGTATCCACGACGCCCCGTTCCCTGAAGCCGATGTGCGTCGGATCATGAGGCATATCCTAACCGGTGCCCAGGCGATGCACTCGCTCTGCATCGTCCACCGTGACACAAAGCCCGTAAACATCCTCGTCAAAGAGGACGGCAGGGTCGTGAAGATCTGCGACTACGGGCTGGCGATGTAGTGATGTACACGGCCAAGTCCGGACCACCATACCGGGTAGGCACGGGAGCCTACATGGCACCGGAGGTGCTGATGTgtagatccgactacgacgagcgcgTGGACCTGTGGTCCATCGGCTGCGTCATGGCGGAGCTGCTCTCCGGCAAGGTGTTGTTCAAGGTGGAGAACGGCGTGCGACAGATCGACAAGATCTTCGACTTGCTCGGCGCACCGGCCGAGGAAACGTTCGAGACATTCATGTCGCCGTTCATGTGCGGCAAGGTGCTGCGACGGCGAGCCCGGCTGCCACCACCGCGCCGCGACAGTCGACTGCGCGAGCTCTTACCCAGTGATGTGCTGTCAGAGGATGGATACGGTGTCTTGAAGGGGCTCCTGACGTGTAACCCTAAGGAGAGGCTCACGGCCGCCACGGCTCTCCAACTCCCGTGGTTCATTGGCACCGCTGGTGTCCCGTAGAGATGGCAATTCTTCCATTAGACGATGAGTGGAAAAGTTTGTAAACGGTGAAAGGGCAATTCTTCCATTAGACGATGAGTGGAAAAGTTTGTCAATGGTGAAAAATTCTCTCGTAATTACATTGTCAAAATATTACTCATGTACAAATATGTTTAGTTTAATGTACACATAGGAAGGACTCGAAATGATTTCACAAAAGCATTTGGCGCTACCAACATACCATGCAAATGTGTTGACGCTCCGGTGGAGCGTGTAAAACAATATGTTGCACTATAAATTATATAGTTCGTAGAGTGAAATTTAAAATAAGTGCTATAGAAAATCTGCTGgcagagtgaagtttaaaataagtGCTATTGAGAATTTGCTGGAGATAACCCATATGCTATTTCGAAATCTCCTGCAAGACCATCACCAAACGTCACATGGTTGcccctatagatggccaaaaagcacgaggcccgtgagcccggcacgaagcccgcttttttggcccggtccgagcccggcacggtagaataagcgggcgggcttggacagtaaactaggcacggcgggctagcccggcacggcccgtttacctctaagcccgttaagcccgtttttttacactaaaacatgtttaccggcccgtttagcccacttttcggcccgttttttcgtgctaaacgggccggctcggcccgtttaggcccgatGCGGACCAGACTTGGACAGAAAATTAAGCCTGCTGGCTCAGCAGGCCCAGTCCGGTTTTTggtcgggcttcaccgggcccggaccgggctgggccgggcggcccgtttggccatctctagttGCCCCGCCATTTTTAATTTAAAATATCGAAGGTTTCTCGGCTTTACTTAGGCACAGTATGTCTATACTGCTTAGAGAACTAGACCGGCTGTTTAAAAAGTATTTTTTGAGGTTTAGAAAAAATACTAGCTCCATTTCTTTTTATTTGACGCTCAACTGTACAACTTTACACTAAAAACGTCAAATTGAAAAAAaaaatggagggagtagtatggtTTTGTGACATACTTCAGTTTTATAGTGTCATGAAGTGTTCGAACGTAATAAATGGTTTTAAAATTGTTTCATAGTTGAAAAACGGGGTGAACCAGCTAGTAAAACTGAAAAGACGACTCAAGTAATGAGACAAGATTCACACTCAAGCACTGACTATCCACCCCAAGCCCTAAGACTATTCGCAGCGGTTCCTTCTAAATTTCTCCTCTTAGGTTGTGCGCAACGCAACCCCCTCGAcatccccctccccttgcatggcgGCTGTAGGGGGCATCCTacggccgcagcggtgccccctacagcACCCCCTACGTGTCGGTCTCCTTCTCTCTCCCTCCAGATCTAGCGTGTCcctgttcatcaccctaaacactgtgctgtgggtccacgagtaattgttagtaaataaaaaattgatagttgatatagaaaatgatattttatagttgtagtggggtatagaggagtacttagggggaaccgctgcgggagatgaaaaaataggaggaaaaataggggaaaaagtgatatagaggaaaaaatttaggggtaacggttgcggatagccttaTATCACTTTTTTGGATCACATCATCAACAGTTTATCCCCTACCTTTTCATCTCCCaccttttcatctcccgcagtagTTCCCCTTAAATACTCCCCTTATACCtcacaactataaaatatcattttctatatctactattaattttttatctactaacaattacttgtGAACCCACAGCACAGTGTCGTAGGAGATGAACAGTAAACCGCTGGATTAAGGGAAGGAGAGAAGAGAGCCGGCGCCTAGAGTGGCGTGTAGGAGACAGCGCTGCGGGGTCGGAGGAGGGAGCTGTAGCCGCTACGAAGGGGAGGTGGCTGCTCAACGCTCTCCGCTGCGGCCAGCCTAAGGTATTGCCTTGTGATAGGTGTGCAGATTTCATACATATAGCTTAGCTATTGTTTCCCGGCCACAGCACCACTTGTGTAAATTCTTATACTAGTAATTTAACCCTGATTTACCAGGGTAAATCAAACATGTATGTAGATAACCAATTATCATTACTTCTATATAACTCAGTTTACTAATTGAATACAAAAACCACTAATGGTCCAGAACCATAATTAGACGGGCAAAGTTTCCAATTGACAAACTGTCGAGTTGACGAACATGCGCAGAAAGGGCACCATCTTTAGATTAATATGGTTGAGCAAAGAACTGCAAGCATCAGTGCATCACCGACGGAACAAATTAGAGAAGAAACAAAAAACAGACTTAGATGTAAAACAAAAAAAGTAGCAGCATTTCAGCAGATTATGACAGTCTTAAAGGATAAAATAAGCAGTTATGCTCATGAATAAATTCAGAAGTcacaataagattgaaagaacAAAGAAAACACATAGCTTGATTATTTAGACAAATATATTGAGATGTGTGCTATGAAAAGCTAATCAGAAAACATGAAAAATGAAGTACTAATTATCCTACTTTTACTGCACAGACTTGTACAACATATTGTTACATTAACCGAACTGGTCAAGCTCCAAATTTCAATGTTCCACATTCTCGCCTTCTATGTACATTGATAGGCCAACGAATTATGAAACATGATTATCACTTCAAAAAAATCCATATGATGCTCTAGTCTCTAGTCACCTCGGAGCTAAAATTATAGGTATACATATCTTCATGATTTCATTAAGTATAATCACTCCTAAACAATGAATTGCAGCTCCTTTGGGCTTCTTATTGCAAAAAGATACAATTCCATGCTGCCAGAGTGAGATGCAGACAAGTATGTTCAATATCATATCCCACGTAGCTTCTAAAGATTGCATGTGTTACGGTTGTTGAGGTGGAAGAGGTAGGGCGGAGGCGCAGGCCCCTCACTGCGCAGATAGTGGTGATCGCCGGAAGGACGCCATCGATCAAATGATCAATGGTGACTAGCAGGAGGGAGACTAGGTAAGCTAGGGTAGAGGATAATAGATTGATTTCAGTGCTTGCCTTTTCTTGCTAACAATAATCTTGAATATATAGGCCTAAGGCCAACCGAATATTCTCCAAATAGGAGATCTAAGTGCTAACACTTATCTAATAACTCGACTGCATATCCTAACAGACTTATTCTATCCAATCTAATAAACTGTATTCAAACTGATTCTATCCATTCTAATAAACTTGAACTGATCTAACTAATCTCTAACCCGTTCTGCTGCTTCTTGGTTCTCCTCTGGTATTAATGTCCCCACATAACAGCATGCCATAAACAAAACAAACATTCTTACGACCCTGTGATACTTCACTGTTGCAGCACTTATACCTGTTACCTTCACAAGTCAGTTGCTTAGTCATTTCTCCGTGACATTGTAAATAGAATGCGGGGAAGACCTAAAATCTATGAATTGGGTTATCGACAAGAATAGATTCTTTGTCACAAGCGAATCATAAAGAATAGCAAGCGAGGTAGCAACTGACTCTACTACAGATTTAACACTAGTACACTCCTGGTGTGCCGCTACAGGATGAAAGAGTATTTGTGATAACTTAGTAGAGTTTTCTCTCTTTTGAATTCAATTTTTTGGCTGTACATGTGGAATTCAAATCTCGCCACAGAATATACTAGTTTGAATGTTCTCGATCCTCAACATTTTCTTCCTCTTCTTTATTTTCATATGCCTATGTTATAAAGAAAATCATAATGTTAAGCATTACAACAGAGTCTGGAACAAGAAAGCTTTTCACAGTTAGGGTCCAACCAGCGATAGGGAGAACCCCCAATCTACTTAAGAAGAGCTGTGGATAAATGTATAACTCTATTTCGGCCAAATCAGGATCTCCTTCTATATCCTTGAGCAAATTAGCAACATTTCGTGCAGTGACATGTGGGTTGTGTTCATTCATTCCAAACAAAGAGAAGACCCCACAAAATCTTATGCTGGATACACATCGGACCATTCAACACCTGAATATTGTTGGTAGGGTAGTGAAGAACTTCTGTAGCTAGCGTTAAACAACAGGTGAACCAAAGCATGCACAATCGTTGTTAATGCTACAGAACTAAAACTGATCCAGACAGTAGCTGGTAGAGTGGTACGGCGTACCATTGGGTGGCGCGAACTTAGGGGAACGGCGGCAGCCGCAGCACGACCTGCTCGGTGACCGCCAGGTCCGAGCGTGATATCTGCAACAACGCCCCCGAAAATCACAGAACCAGAACCCACTAGATCAGCAACTCTGCACGAACAAGAGATGCGACGAGGAGCAGTTCC contains these protein-coding regions:
- the LOC111589762 gene encoding putative cyclin-dependent kinase F-2; amino-acid sequence: MYTAKSGPPYRVGTGAYMAPEVLMCRSDYDERVDLWSIGCVMAELLSGKVLFKVENGVRQIDKIFDLLGAPAEETFETFMSPFMCGKVLRRRARLPPPRRDSRLRELLPSDVLSEDGYGVLKGLLTCNPKERLTAATALQLPWFIGTAGVP